A section of the Humulus lupulus chromosome 2, drHumLupu1.1, whole genome shotgun sequence genome encodes:
- the LOC133819103 gene encoding uncharacterized protein LOC133819103 codes for MQESPSKTDHGTCAEIGDGLLRISSINLRPLDLSDIDTFMVWATDIKVPSFCTWEPFTSKEDGINYIRDKVIPHPWFRGICIDNNPVGYVLVTPNSGNDQCRGELGYGLGSKYWGKGIATVAVKLVADTIFKEWPHLERLEALVDVENIGSQRVLEKAGFQREGILRKYFLLKGNCRDMIMFSFLSTDSITLL; via the coding sequence atGCAGGAAAGTCCTTCCAAAACAGATCATGGAACTTGTGCAGAAATTGGTGATGGTTTGTTAAGGATATCTTCTATCAACCTTAGGCCATTGGATCTTTCTGACATAGATACTTTCATGGTATGGGCCACAGACATAAAAGTGCCTAGTTTTTGCACTTGGGAACCTTTCACAAGCAAAGAAGATGGCATAAACTACATCAGGGATAAGGTGATCCCACACCCCTGGTTCAGGGGAATCTGCATAGACAACAACCCAGTAGGCTATGTTTTGGTGACTCCGAATTCGGGCAATGATCAATGTAGAGGAGAGCTTGGCTATGGTCTGGGTTCCAAGTATTGGGGTAAAGGAATTGCAACTGTGGCTGTGAAACTAGTTGCTGATACCATATTCAAAGAATGGCCACATTTGGAGAGACTTGAAGCTTTGGTAGATGTGGAAAACATAGGCTCTCAAAGGGTTCTTGAGAAAGCTGGGTTTCAAAGAGAAGGGATTCTTAGAAAGTACTTTTTGCTCAAGGGAAATTGTAGAGATATGATAATGTTTAGTTTTCTTTCTACTGATTCCATTACTTTA